The sequence TTTTTATGTTTCTTATTGGTCATGATCGCAGTTGCTTGGTTTGGAGTGACATCTTTGCGTCCGCCTCCAGTTGAAAATGAACTTGCTTTTGGTGGATTTTTGGCAAATTCTTCACGAACTTTTTTGCGAAGTTTTGGACGAACAACATAGTTAACGATGAACTGTTGGAGAATCATCATGAAACCACCGACAACCCAGTAAAGCGTCACACTTGCTGGTGCGAAGAAGGAGAAGACGACAATCATGAGTGGGCTCATGTAAATCATTTTCTTGAGCTGTTCTCTTTGCATCTCGTCTTCTACTCCATGAAGTGAGAGAAGTGACTGGAGATAGTAGAGGATACCAGCGAAGGCGACAAGGATCATACTTGGTGAACCAAGATTGATACCCAAGAAGGTAGAGCTAGCTACACCATCAGTGTACTGGGCTGCAAAGTAGATAGCAGAGAAGAAAGGCATTTGAATGAGGATAGGGAAACATCCTACTCCACCGAACATGCTGATGCCGTGTTCTTTCTGAGCATCCCAGAGAGCTTGTTGAGCCTCTAGTTTTTCTTCCTGAGTTGTTGCCTCTTTGAGACGTGTTTGATGTGGTTCAAGCACGTGTTTGAGGGCATTCATCTTCTCAGAGTGAAGTGTTGCCTTCCATGATTGGTAGATACCAAGTGGCAAGATAATCAAGCGCACGATAATGGTTACGATAATGATAGCCACACCAAAGCCTAGACCTTTATCAGTAGCGAAGTACTTGATGGCTTCAGCCATAGGTGCTCCGATGGTATTCCAAATCAATCCTGTGGGTTGTCCTGTTGCTTTGTCTACTTGGACACAGCCTGACAAGACGAGTAGCATAGCCACTCCCATAGCAGAGAG comes from Streptococcus oralis and encodes:
- the yidC gene encoding membrane protein insertase YidC, whose amino-acid sequence is MKSIKRFALSAMGVAMLLVLSGCVQVDKATGQPTGLIWNTIGAPMAEAIKYFATDKGLGFGVAIIIVTIIVRLIILPLGIYQSWKATLHSEKMNALKHVLEPHQTRLKEATTQEEKLEAQQALWDAQKEHGISMFGGVGCFPILIQMPFFSAIYFAAQYTDGVASSTFLGINLGSPSMILVAFAGILYYLQSLLSLHGVEDEMQREQLKKMIYMSPLMIVVFSFFAPASVTLYWVVGGFMMILQQFIVNYVVRPKLRKKVREEFAKNPPKASSFSTGGGRKDVTPNQATAIMTNKKHKKRNAGKQHSRK